CACGTCGACGCTGTCTGTCCGCTGTGTTCCGAACTGGCGGATGTGAACGCTTATCGGGTCTCCGCTTGGCGCCAGCGGTTCAACGGTATGCGCTCCAATGCGCACGACAATCTCGCGCCCGGCGTAGTCTGGCGAAGAGGAGTAGAAGTGCTTGCCGTCGACAAGGAACTTTCCATAGCCGTCTGTCTTCACACGGGTATAACGGCATGCGTTAAACTGCGTTTTTGGCAAGTAGAGAAAAGCCTTCTTGTCATCCTCGAACAGGAGGTGAATCGGCATGCTCTTCTTGTAGTGTTCACGCTGCCAGTCCGCCTCACAGCGCTCTAGCAGCTCGCGGTTAAACTCCTGCACATCCGTAACGGTCGGCAGCGGCACGAATAAGTTACGGCGCATGTAGCCAACTTTGTTCTCGACGTTGCCTTTTTCATGACCGGAATAGGGGTTGCAGAACGTGATCTGGAAACCGTAGTGGGCCTTGAAGCGCAGGAACACCTCGGCCATCCGTACGTTGTCGCTGACGCGTCTACCGACGCCACTGGCGTTGTCAAAGATGAGTCGTGTCGGTACACCGCCGATGCGGTGGAATAGATCCTGAAGACCGTGCGCAACGCACTCCGCGGTCTCGCCGCCGAAGAGCTGCACGTATCCAGCATTACTGTAAGGAAAGCTCACGCACAAAAACTTGTACATCCGCTTCTTGCCGCTGGCGTCCATGAAGTCCGCTTCACCAAAGTCCACCTGCGCTTCTCCCGGCTGCCAAATGAGTTCAAGCGTCCCCTCCTTATGCCGATATTCTCGCAGACGCTTCACATAGCGCTGGACGAGCGGATAGGACGCGTCATAATCCTCGCACTCAGCCGTTAGCCGCTTGTGAATTCGCATCGCCGTATGGCGTTGCTTGTACCTGTGCTTCCGGTCTTCCGCAAGCCACTGCTGAATGAGCGGCTTGAACGGATCGAGCTTCGACGGAAGGTCGACATGACTTTCCTTTGGCCCCTGTTCAAACTCATCCAAGGCCATGTATTTGCTGACCGTCTTCCGTGTAATGTTCAACCGTTCAGCGATG
Above is a genomic segment from Paenibacillus sp. YYML68 containing:
- the istA gene encoding IS21 family transposase, whose amino-acid sequence is MSQIETIKDLQAQGLGPVAIAERLNITRKTVSKYMALDEFEQGPKESHVDLPSKLDPFKPLIQQWLAEDRKHRYKQRHTAMRIHKRLTAECEDYDASYPLVQRYVKRLREYRHKEGTLELIWQPGEAQVDFGEADFMDASGKKRMYKFLCVSFPYSNAGYVQLFGGETAECVAHGLQDLFHRIGGVPTRLIFDNASGVGRRVSDNVRMAEVFLRFKAHYGFQITFCNPYSGHEKGNVENKVGYMRRNLFVPLPTVTDVQEFNRELLERCEADWQREHYKKSMPIHLLFEDDKKAFLYLPKTQFNACRYTRVKTDGYGKFLVDGKHFYSSSPDYAGREIVVRIGAHTVEPLAPSGDPISVHIRQFGTQRTDSVDVRTTLGKLLQSPGAWRNSLIRSALPDRLREELDGLERGELKEALQTMEELTGRYDFDTALTAMEQAASLGRLTNANSIVLAARLSSFEPEGASVVDLSVYDDMLEQAGGALQ